The following are encoded in a window of Sparus aurata unplaced genomic scaffold, fSpaAur1.1, whole genome shotgun sequence genomic DNA:
- the LOC115577956 gene encoding zinc finger protein 771-like isoform X1 codes for MSKVQMLSLLVKQRLTAAAEEISELFEGRIAEYEEELCRSQEENERQRKLLDAVLQPQVQLHRTDVQQLSVSKEEVQPEQQEWTSSLDQEEPEPLHIKQEQEELWTNQDEDDVTRFTFTAVLVKSKDDDEEKPQSSQMETEADGEDCGGPEPDRNSDPDQQLQPESEVRRNTDVTLTAVRLSPGEKRFGCSECGRRFRHRGHLQIHLRCHTGEKPFGCAVCRKRFPRKETLVRHLRSHSGEKPYSCSLCKKQFSRSDHAVTHMRTHTGEKPFSCSVCGKSFTHNLSLKHHMPLHTQERAFSCSACHRRFSRSSYVTRHKCKAADKTVELRAETRCGVLDARTSESAGVD; via the exons atgtctaaagtccaaaTGCTGAGCTTGCTGGTGAAGCAGCGGctgactgcggctgctgaagaGATATCTGAGCTGTTTGAAGGAAggatagcagagtacgaggaggaactgtgtcgttCACAAGAGGAGAACGAGCGACAACGGAAACTACTGGACGCTGTTCTCCAGCCTCAGGTCCAGTTACACAGAACAG ACGTCCAGCAGCTGTCAGTGAGTAAAGAAGAGGTTCAacctgagcagcaggagtggacctccagtctggaccaggaggaaccagaacctctacacattaaacaggaacaggaagagCTCTGGACCAATCAGGATGAGGATGATGTCACCAGGTTCACCTTCACTGCTGTCCTTGTGAAGAgcaaagatgatgatgaagagaaacctcagtcctcacagatggagacagaagctgatggagaggactgtggaggaccagaaccagacagGAACTCTGATCCAGATCAACAACTACAACCTGAGTCTGAAGTCAGGAGGAATACTGACGTCACTCTGACTGCTGTGAGACTCAGTCCTGGTGAGAAACGATTtggctgctctgaatgtggtagACGATTTCGCCACAGGGGACACCTGCAGATACATCTCAGGTGTCACACGGGGGAGAAACCCTTCGGCTGCGCCGTCTGCAGGAAAAGATTCCCTCGCAAGGAGACCCTGGTCCGTCACTTGAGGTCTCACTCCGGAGAAAAACCGTACAGCTGCTCGTTGTGTAAGAAGCAGTTCAGCCGGAGCGACCACGCCGTGACACACATGAGGACCCACACTGGGGAGAAACCCTTCAGCTGCTCAGTGTGTGGGAAAAGTTTCACACATAACCTGAGTCTGAAGCATCACATGCCTCTTCACACGCAGGAGAGAGCGTTCAGCTGCAGCGCTTGTCACAGAAGATTCAGCAGAAGCTCATATGTCACAAGGCACAAATGTAAAGCTGCTGATAAAACTGTGGAGCTGCGAGCTGAAACACGATGCGGCGTGTTGGATGCGAGGACGTCGGAGTCGGCAGGAGTCGACTGA
- the LOC115577956 gene encoding zinc finger protein 771-like isoform X2, translating into MSKVQMLRVFMKQRLTAAAEEIFELFERTIAEYEEELCRQRKLLDAVLQPQVQLHRTDVQQLSVSKEEVQPEQQEWTSSLDQEEPEPLHIKQEQEELWTNQDEDDVTRFTFTAVLVKSKDDDEEKPQSSQMETEADGEDCGGPEPDRNSDPDQQLQPESEVRRNTDVTLTAVRLSPGEKRFGCSECGRRFRHRGHLQIHLRCHTGEKPFGCAVCRKRFPRKETLVRHLRSHSGEKPYSCSLCKKQFSRSDHAVTHMRTHTGEKPFSCSVCGKSFTHNLSLKHHMPLHTQERAFSCSACHRRFSRSSYVTRHKCKAADKTVELRAETRCGVLDARTSESAGVD; encoded by the exons atgtctaaagtccaaatgctgagagtttttatgaagcagcgactaactgcggctgctgaagagatatttgagctgtttgaaagaacgatagcagagtacgaggaggaactgtgtcgacAACGGAAACTACTGGACGCTGTTCTCCAGCCTCAGGTCCAGTTACACAGAACAG ACGTCCAGCAGCTGTCAGTGAGTAAAGAAGAGGTTCAacctgagcagcaggagtggacctccagtctggaccaggaggaaccagaacctctacacattaaacaggaacaggaagagCTCTGGACCAATCAGGATGAGGATGATGTCACCAGGTTCACCTTCACTGCTGTCCTTGTGAAGAgcaaagatgatgatgaagagaaacctcagtcctcacagatggagacagaagctgatggagaggactgtggaggaccagaaccagacagGAACTCTGATCCAGATCAACAACTACAACCTGAGTCTGAAGTCAGGAGGAATACTGACGTCACTCTGACTGCTGTGAGACTCAGTCCTGGTGAGAAACGATTtggctgctctgaatgtggtagACGATTTCGCCACAGGGGACACCTGCAGATACATCTCAGGTGTCACACGGGGGAGAAACCCTTCGGCTGCGCCGTCTGCAGGAAAAGATTCCCTCGCAAGGAGACCCTGGTCCGTCACTTGAGGTCTCACTCCGGAGAAAAACCGTACAGCTGCTCGTTGTGTAAGAAGCAGTTCAGCCGGAGCGACCACGCCGTGACACACATGAGGACCCACACTGGGGAGAAACCCTTCAGCTGCTCAGTGTGTGGGAAAAGTTTCACACATAACCTGAGTCTGAAGCATCACATGCCTCTTCACACGCAGGAGAGAGCGTTCAGCTGCAGCGCTTGTCACAGAAGATTCAGCAGAAGCTCATATGTCACAAGGCACAAATGTAAAGCTGCTGATAAAACTGTGGAGCTGCGAGCTGAAACACGATGCGGCGTGTTGGATGCGAGGACGTCGGAGTCGGCAGGAGTCGACTGA
- the LOC115577956 gene encoding zinc finger and SCAN domain-containing protein 2-like isoform X3, protein MSKVQMLSLLVKQRLTAAAEEISELFEGRIAEYEEELCRSQEENERQRKLLDAVLQPQVQLHRTDIQQLSVSKEEVQPEQQELTSRLDQEEPEPPHIKEEQEELWTNQEEDDVTRFTFDDDDEEEKPESSQLHQRQPEQMETGADGEECGGPEPDGTSEPDQHLYPQTEVRFEPEPQFSFDVRSTEAYLGFNFQRLDGFDSCEKPFRCSVCGKRFSQNSNMKTHMRTHTGEKPFGCSVCGKRFGQKVHLQNHLKRHTGEKPYSCSLCDKRFTRMEHLQLHMRTHTGEKPLSCRICGQRFTWRCQLKYHKCVGESSQRHELPIL, encoded by the exons atgtctaaagtccaaaTGCTGAGCTTGCTGGTGAAGCAGCGGctgactgcggctgctgaagaGATATCTGAGCTGTTTGAAGGAAggatagcagagtacgaggaggaactgtgtcgttCACAAGAGGAGAACGAGCGACAACGGAAACTACTGGACGCTGTTCTCCAGCCTCAGGTCCAGTTACACAGAACAG ATATCCAGCAGCTGTCGGTGAGTAAAGAAGAGGTTCAACCTGAGCAGCAGGAGTTGACCTCCCGTCTGGACCAGGAGGAACCAGAAcccccacacattaaagaggaacaggaggagctctggaccaatcaggaggaggatgatgtcaCCAGGTTTACATTTGACgacgatgatgaggaggagaaacctgagtcctcacagcttcatcaaagacaaCCTGAGCAGATGGAGAcaggagctgatggagaggaatgtggaggaccagaaccagacgGAACCTCAGAACCAGATCAGCATTTATACCCTCAGACTGAAGTCCGTTTTGAACCTGAGCCTCAGTTCAGTTTTGATGTCAGGAGCACAGAAGCTTATTTAGGTTTTAACTTTCAGAGACTTGACGGATTTGACTCCTGTGAGAAACCGTTCCGCTGCTCCGTGTGCGGGAAACGATTCAGTCAGAACTCAAACATGAAGACACACATGAGGACTCACACCGGAGAGAAACCGTTCGGCTGCTCAGTTTGTGGTAAAAGGTTTGGTCAGAAGGTTCATCTGCAGAACCACCTGAAAcgacacacaggagaaaaacctTACAGCTGTTCGCTTTGTGACAAACGTTTCACACGTATGGAACATTTACAGcttcacatgagaactcacacggGGGAGAAACCGCTCAGCTGCAGAATCTGTGGACAAAGATTCACCTGGAGGTGTCAGCTCAAATATCACAAGTGTGTGGGTGAGTCCTCACAGCGTCATGAGCTCCCGATCCTCTAG
- the LOC115577953 gene encoding zinc finger protein OZF-like, whose translation MSKVQMLSLLVTQRLTAAAEEISGLFERTIAEYEEELCRSQEENERQRKLLDAVQAQLHRTERPADVQLSVSKEDPPEQQECSSSLDQEEPEPPHIKEEQEELWTNQEEDDVTRFTFTLKSEDEDDDEGKPQSSQLHQRQTEQVETEADGADCGGPEPAWTSGHLLQPETDDTDDSSEPETENRRESRELPSGLNALTKQVDVSNMKCKTGKKSFLCSECGEIFCGKSSLKTHMRMHTGEKPYSCTLCDKSFTQKGGLDDHQRTHTGEKPFSCTVCGKGFSCKNTLQNHLKNHTGEKPYRCSHCNKCYLWNADLQIHMRTHTGEKPFICAICNKSFHVKEHLNRHMKYHTGEKPFSCSICGKSCAEKTDLKKHMRVHTGEKPFSCPFCGKCCAEKGDLTKHMRVHTGEKPFSCDICGKSCAQKGSLKIHMRTHTGEKPFSCDVCNEKFTWRYQFKNHVCGGESSVSVTLDHNTSTSTGTGT comes from the exons atgtctaaagtccaaaTGCTGAGCTTGTTGGTGACGCAGCGGctgactgcggctgctgaagaGATATCTGGGCTGTTTGAAAgaacgatagcagagtacgaggaggaactgtgtcgttCACAAGAGGAGAACGAGCGACAACGGAAACTACTGGACGCTGTACAGGCCCAGTTACACAGAACAG agcGTCCTGCAGACGTCCAGCTGTCGGTGAGTAAAGAGGAtcctcctgagcagcaggagtgcagctccagtctggaccaggaggAGCCAGAAcccccacacattaaagaggaacaggaggaactctggaccaatcaggaggaggatgatgtcaCCAGGTTCACCTTCACTTTGAAGAGTGAAGACGAAGATGACGATGAAGGAAAACCTCAGTCCTCACAGCTCCATCAAAGACAGACtgaacaggtggagacagaaGCCGATGGAGCGGACTGtggaggaccagaaccagcctGGACTTCAGGTCATCTCTTGCAGCCTGAGACTGACGACACTGACGACTCTTCTGAACCTGAGACTGAAAACAGAAGGGAGAGCAGAGAACTGCCGTCAGGACTGAACGCTTTGACAAAGCAAGTCGATGTCAGTAACATGAAGTGTAAAACTGGCAAGAAATCGTTTCTCTGCTCCGAATGtggtgaaatattttgtggaaaGTCGAGTCTGAAGACACACATGAGGatgcacacaggagagaaaccctaTAGCTGCACTCTGTGTGATAAAAGCTTCACTCAGAAAGGAGGTCTGGACGACCACCAGAGGACTCACACCGGGGAGAAACCCTTCAGCTGCACAGTTTGTGGTAAAGGTTTCAGCTGCAAGAACACTCTGCAGAACCACCTCAAGAaccacactggagagaaaccgtaCCGCTGCTCTCACTGTAATAAATGTTACTTATGGAACGCAGATTTACAGattcacatgagaacccacacaggagagaaacccttCATCTGCGCCATCTGCAACAAGAGCTTCCACGTCAAAGAACACCTGAACAGACACATGAAGTAccacacaggggagaaaccCTTCAGCTGCTCCATCTGCGGGAAAAGCTGCGCTGAGAAAACAGACCTGAAGaaacacatgagagtccacacggGAGAGAAACCCTTCAGCTGTCCCTTCTGTGGGAAGTGCTGTGCTGAGAAAGGAGACTTGACCAAACACATGAgagttcacacaggagagaaacccttCAGCTGTGACATCTGCGGGAAGAGTTGTGCCCAGAAGGGAAGTCTGAAGAtccacatgagaacccacaccgGAGAGAAACCCTTCAGCTGCGACGTTTGTAACGAGAAGTTCACCTGGCGGTATCAGTTCAAGAACCACGTGTGTGGTGGAGAGTCCTCAGTGTCAGTGACTCTGGATCATAACACATCTACATCTACAGGAACTGGTACATGA
- the cart4 gene encoding cocaine- and amphetamine-regulated transcript 4: MESIRAVVYLSVCLSVLMSICQGQRSTDNRLPSGPDESVMGLTTKDLAEALQGFLDEADSSVGLSVEKKASVIPRCDVGERCAMKHGPRIGRLCDCLRGTACNTFFLRCY, translated from the exons ATGGAGAGCATCCGAGCCGTCGTCtacctgtccgtctgtctgtccgtgcTGATGTCCATCTGTCAGGGTCAGAGGTCGACCGACAACCGCCTGCCGTCCGGACCGGACGAGTCCGTCATGGGACTCACAACCAAAGACCTG gcCGAGGCTCTGCAGGGGTTCCTGGACGAGGCTGACAGCAGTGTCGGTCTCTCTGTGGAGAAGAAGGCCAGCGTCATCCCGCGG tgtGATGTGGGCGAGCGCTGTGCGATGAAACATGGACCTAGAATCGGTCGACTGTGCGACTGTCTGAGAGGAACGGCCTGCAACACCTTCTTCCTGCGCTgctactga